From Paenibacillus sp. PK3_47, the proteins below share one genomic window:
- a CDS encoding response regulator transcription factor yields the protein MIKVVIVDDEPKLRQGLQTLIPWESLGFTVIAAAGNGRDALKIIGEEAPELVIADIRMPVMDGLQLIQQLRSAGHRMHCIILSGYADFEYAKQAIKYGVEGYLVKPVNVTEMSATLKQVRMRIEEEHQRRDRDMEGGTDREVYLHRLLAPREMPEDPAVLRSKLGDAELLWSHYEIVVIALRVSEGERAEQLQHLAAGLRQAVEGRGIVTVFPAHMILLLNTPLYGRQRRDSLYAEIQSTAGDIPFSAATGGTVREPGHIYSAYAKAQEAVKQAFFGRKGTLLEPGRTLFAAPEPAAAKAEGEFDKQLDDLIFRLYYSLDAGSRTMVLPLLNEAALLFCRQEQEEKQVKQSFFFLCNAIIHKLAAASRIELKAMERVSRFLDRIYQHDYLTDLLEETHSFLLEFAEDTGPKGKDQEIRQMLGFIHRHYSEDLRLSTMAGLLNYSTPYLGQLFRNKTGEYFNTYLDKVRIGKAKELLDQGMKVYEVAEHVGYGSVNYFFSKFKKYEGRSPSDYKNP from the coding sequence GTGATTAAGGTTGTAATTGTGGACGATGAGCCCAAGCTCAGGCAGGGGCTGCAGACACTGATTCCGTGGGAGAGTCTCGGATTCACTGTTATTGCGGCAGCAGGCAACGGCAGGGATGCCCTGAAGATTATCGGGGAAGAAGCGCCGGAGCTCGTTATTGCCGACATCCGGATGCCGGTGATGGACGGTCTGCAGCTCATCCAGCAGCTGCGCTCAGCCGGTCATCGGATGCATTGTATTATTCTCAGCGGCTATGCCGACTTTGAATATGCCAAGCAGGCCATTAAATATGGAGTAGAGGGGTATCTGGTGAAGCCGGTGAATGTCACCGAGATGTCGGCTACCCTGAAGCAGGTGCGTATGCGGATTGAAGAGGAACACCAGCGGAGGGATAGGGATATGGAAGGGGGGACTGACCGGGAGGTGTATCTGCACCGTCTGCTGGCTCCCCGGGAGATGCCGGAAGACCCGGCTGTACTGCGGAGCAAACTCGGGGATGCCGAGCTGCTGTGGAGCCATTACGAGATCGTTGTTATTGCCCTGCGGGTGTCAGAAGGGGAGCGTGCGGAACAGCTGCAGCACCTGGCGGCAGGCCTCCGGCAAGCCGTTGAAGGAAGAGGGATCGTAACCGTCTTCCCGGCTCATATGATCCTGCTGCTGAACACCCCCTTGTACGGAAGGCAGCGGCGGGACAGCCTGTACGCCGAGATTCAGAGCACCGCAGGAGATATCCCGTTTAGTGCGGCTACCGGAGGAACCGTCCGTGAACCCGGACATATTTACAGTGCCTATGCGAAGGCGCAGGAAGCAGTGAAGCAGGCCTTCTTTGGCAGGAAGGGGACTCTGCTTGAGCCGGGCCGTACTCTTTTTGCTGCGCCGGAGCCTGCCGCCGCCAAGGCTGAAGGTGAGTTTGACAAGCAGCTGGACGATTTAATCTTCCGTCTGTATTACAGCCTCGATGCAGGCAGCAGGACGATGGTGCTGCCGCTGCTGAATGAGGCTGCGCTTTTATTTTGCAGGCAGGAACAGGAGGAGAAGCAGGTCAAACAGTCCTTCTTCTTTTTGTGCAACGCGATCATTCATAAGCTGGCTGCGGCTTCCCGCATAGAGTTGAAAGCAATGGAGCGGGTCTCAAGGTTTTTGGACCGGATTTATCAGCATGATTATTTGACGGATCTCCTGGAAGAGACCCATTCTTTCCTGCTGGAATTTGCGGAGGACACGGGACCCAAGGGCAAGGATCAGGAAATCAGGCAAATGCTCGGCTTTATTCACAGGCATTATTCGGAGGACTTGAGGCTTTCCACGATGGCCGGCCTGCTAAATTACAGTACCCCTTACTTGGGACAATTGTTCCGTAACAAAACAGGCGAATATTTTAACACCTACCTGGACAAGGTCCGCATCGGCAAAGCCAAAGAGCTGCTGGATCAGGGGATGAAGGTCTATGAAGTGGCCGAGCATGTCGGTTACGGCAGTGTGAATTACTTTTTCAGCAAATTTAAAAAATACGAGGGCCGCTCTCCCTCAGACTATAAAAATCCATAG
- a CDS encoding glycosyl hydrolase, with the protein MNNEIQIAPCNPNAINEVKNVLRYLSGLSGKGILTGQHTQTTVQKELHYIEDITGKLPALCGFELLAYSPNINYSDAGEDCLIEVEENKNTLDNAWDWALNKRGLITFTWHWFSPFGSRDKGFYAENTTFDASQAVIAGTEEHTRLIADMDHMAQLLKPFCEQRIPVLWRPFHEAEGDWFWWGVKGPEVARQLYRIMYERYTNYHGLNNLIWVWNSPLAEGYVGDDVCDVISMDLYPPKHTHTDLESEYSRLVKITPANKLTALGEIGVIPSIPMLAETRVPWLWYMTWSNEYGSSEEWTTNEELRGAYNHPYAVTLDKLPKLY; encoded by the coding sequence ATGAATAATGAAATCCAGATTGCGCCCTGCAATCCTAATGCGATAAATGAAGTGAAGAACGTGCTGCGCTACTTAAGCGGGTTGTCCGGCAAGGGGATTCTGACCGGCCAGCACACCCAGACTACGGTGCAGAAAGAACTGCACTATATCGAAGATATTACCGGAAAGCTCCCGGCCTTATGCGGATTTGAGCTGCTTGCTTACTCTCCTAATATTAATTACAGTGATGCCGGTGAAGACTGCCTGATTGAGGTGGAGGAGAATAAGAATACGCTGGATAATGCCTGGGACTGGGCCTTGAACAAGCGCGGGCTGATCACCTTTACCTGGCACTGGTTCTCTCCGTTCGGCAGCCGTGACAAAGGTTTTTATGCCGAGAATACCACTTTTGACGCTTCTCAGGCAGTTATAGCAGGAACGGAAGAGCATACAAGACTCATTGCCGACATGGACCACATGGCGCAGTTACTTAAGCCTTTCTGCGAGCAGCGGATTCCGGTTTTATGGCGCCCGTTCCACGAGGCTGAGGGAGACTGGTTCTGGTGGGGAGTCAAGGGACCGGAGGTTGCCAGACAGCTGTACCGTATTATGTACGAACGCTATACAAATTATCATGGACTGAATAATCTGATCTGGGTCTGGAATTCTCCGCTTGCGGAAGGCTATGTGGGCGATGATGTGTGCGATGTAATCTCCATGGATTTGTATCCTCCAAAACATACCCATACGGATTTGGAGAGTGAATATTCAAGATTAGTGAAAATAACGCCAGCCAATAAGTTGACGGCGCTTGGAGAAATCGGGGTAATACCAAGCATTCCTATGCTTGCTGAAACACGTGTCCCGTGGTTGTGGTACATGACTTGGTCCAATGAATATGGCTCTTCGGAAGAATGGACAACGAATGAGGAGCTCCGGGGTGCTTATAATCATCCCTACGCAGTCACCTTGGACAAACTGCCTAAGCTGTATTGA
- a CDS encoding sensor histidine kinase, whose amino-acid sequence MFFVRMMNDMKMKKKLAFTFISAAVLPLVLSGVFLTGKLREFVINDAFMQVSDNVERVRQRTEELLKVPLDISYRLTFDNRMKRVASREYADYGEVIQAYREYTDIRDYIQLYKEISGIRVYAVNPTALNNWEFIQPDKAVMEETWYREALAQKGLTGWSLIPDERYGTGQLSLIRSFPLETTGQTGVLAINVDQQQLNSILEQESFTTLIVDDRNRVVGSNDPGLSGKSLSAVKGDAEIFSRQEGSYDTDVGGKASKVVIANLNPENSWNGLRVISVFTVSEITREANQVIRLGTVVITVSLLFAVVLIYASALLLSRRLLRLSRHMSKVGAGSWETYIHIDGKDEVGLLSKQFNALLRSVHDLVGEVKESNHQKMLVEQKQNEIRFKMLASQIHPHFLFNALESIRMEAHIRKQDDIGEAVWLLSTLLRSSLEAGNGNIPLREEVERVRSYLDLQKFRYEDRLTYHITVDPGLQEMAVPPLIIQPLAENSILHGLDNREEGAVIAVEVRKMPEGAIFKVYDNGAGFPADRLADIRSELAGAVHERESQRIGLRNVNDRLVLLYGEASALQIASTQEAGTTITFFIPGGMPSD is encoded by the coding sequence ATGTTTTTTGTCCGGATGATGAATGATATGAAGATGAAGAAAAAGCTGGCGTTCACCTTTATTTCGGCTGCGGTTCTTCCGCTGGTGTTATCGGGGGTATTTTTGACCGGAAAGCTCAGGGAATTTGTTATCAATGATGCCTTTATGCAGGTATCGGATAATGTGGAGCGTGTCCGTCAACGGACGGAGGAGCTGCTCAAGGTTCCGCTGGACATCTCTTACCGGCTGACGTTCGATAACCGGATGAAGCGGGTAGCTTCACGGGAGTATGCCGATTACGGCGAAGTAATTCAGGCCTACCGGGAGTATACGGATATCCGTGATTATATCCAGTTGTATAAGGAGATTTCCGGTATCCGTGTATATGCCGTGAATCCGACTGCGCTCAACAATTGGGAATTCATCCAGCCGGACAAGGCGGTTATGGAAGAGACCTGGTACAGGGAGGCATTGGCACAGAAGGGGCTGACCGGCTGGAGCCTCATCCCGGATGAACGGTACGGCACCGGCCAGCTCAGCCTTATCCGTTCATTCCCGCTGGAAACCACAGGACAAACAGGGGTGCTTGCCATCAATGTGGACCAGCAGCAGTTGAACTCCATTCTGGAGCAGGAGTCTTTCACTACGCTGATTGTGGATGACCGGAACCGGGTTGTCGGCTCCAATGATCCGGGGTTGTCCGGAAAGAGTCTGTCAGCGGTTAAAGGCGATGCAGAGATTTTCTCCCGGCAGGAGGGCAGCTATGACACAGACGTGGGCGGCAAAGCTTCGAAGGTGGTTATTGCGAACCTTAACCCGGAGAACAGCTGGAACGGGCTGCGGGTTATTTCCGTGTTTACCGTCTCCGAGATTACCCGCGAAGCCAATCAGGTCATCCGGCTTGGGACAGTCGTCATAACGGTAAGTCTGCTGTTTGCCGTGGTGCTTATCTACGCATCCGCGCTGCTGTTATCGCGGAGGCTGCTTCGCTTAAGCAGGCATATGTCCAAAGTGGGGGCGGGGTCCTGGGAGACGTATATCCATATCGACGGTAAAGATGAGGTCGGTCTTCTCTCCAAACAATTTAATGCGCTGCTCAGAAGCGTGCATGATCTGGTCGGGGAAGTGAAGGAGAGCAATCATCAGAAAATGCTGGTGGAGCAGAAACAAAACGAAATCAGATTTAAAATGCTGGCCAGCCAGATTCATCCGCATTTTCTTTTTAACGCACTGGAATCTATCCGGATGGAAGCCCACATCCGCAAGCAGGATGATATCGGGGAGGCGGTATGGCTGCTGAGTACACTGCTGCGGAGCAGTCTGGAGGCGGGGAACGGCAATATTCCGCTCCGCGAAGAGGTGGAGCGGGTACGCAGTTATCTCGACCTGCAAAAGTTCCGGTATGAAGACCGTCTGACGTATCACATCACGGTTGATCCGGGCCTGCAGGAAATGGCGGTTCCCCCGCTGATTATTCAGCCGTTAGCGGAAAATTCGATCCTTCACGGTCTGGATAACCGCGAAGAAGGCGCGGTCATTGCCGTGGAAGTCCGTAAAATGCCGGAAGGAGCCATCTTCAAAGTATATGACAATGGCGCCGGGTTCCCGGCAGACCGTCTTGCAGATATCCGGTCAGAGCTTGCCGGAGCCGTACATGAGCGGGAGAGCCAGCGGATCGGCCTGCGGAATGTGAACGACCGGCTCGTTCTGCTGTACGGGGAAGCCAGTGCCCTGCAAATTGCAAGCACGCAGGAGGCAGGCACGACCATCACATTTTTTATTCCGGGAGGTATGCCTAGTGATTAA
- a CDS encoding sugar ABC transporter permease, with protein MKTITPSTETVYKPAKKNAWREFKNQKYLYLMSIPFVLWAFVFQYLPLWGWTMAFQKYKPGLSFFEQKWVGFEHFRALFADEHFYQVLRNTLAMSFMGLIAGLVVPVVFALLLNEVRVQAMKRFVQTVSYLPHFVSWVVAAGIVSKMLSTDGGVINDILLGLHIIDQPIQFMAQGHLFWGIVTGADIWKETGWNAIIYLAAISGIGPELYEAARVDGASRFRQMWHITLPGIRPTIIVLLIMSIGHLLGTGFEKQFLLGNHLVIDYSEVLDLYALNYGLAMGRYSFGTAINIFNSVISLLLLFAANGIFKRFTNESIM; from the coding sequence ATGAAAACGATCACACCAAGTACCGAAACCGTATACAAACCAGCCAAAAAGAATGCCTGGAGGGAATTTAAAAATCAGAAGTATCTCTATCTTATGTCCATACCCTTCGTATTGTGGGCGTTTGTCTTTCAGTATCTTCCTTTATGGGGCTGGACCATGGCCTTCCAGAAATATAAGCCGGGGTTAAGCTTTTTTGAACAGAAATGGGTAGGCTTTGAGCACTTCCGCGCGCTGTTTGCAGATGAGCACTTCTACCAGGTCCTGCGCAACACGCTCGCTATGAGCTTCATGGGGCTGATTGCCGGATTGGTTGTACCGGTCGTTTTTGCCCTGCTGCTGAATGAGGTCCGGGTCCAGGCCATGAAAAGGTTCGTGCAGACTGTGTCTTATCTTCCGCATTTTGTCTCCTGGGTGGTGGCTGCCGGAATTGTCAGCAAAATGCTCTCTACAGACGGCGGTGTCATCAATGATATTCTGCTCGGCCTGCACATTATTGATCAGCCAATCCAGTTCATGGCCCAGGGCCATCTGTTCTGGGGAATCGTCACCGGTGCGGATATTTGGAAGGAAACAGGCTGGAATGCGATTATCTATCTCGCGGCCATCTCGGGCATTGGTCCTGAATTATATGAAGCTGCACGGGTCGACGGCGCGAGCCGTTTCCGGCAAATGTGGCATATCACGCTGCCGGGAATCCGGCCGACCATCATTGTCCTGCTGATCATGTCCATCGGGCATCTGCTCGGGACAGGGTTCGAAAAGCAGTTCCTGCTGGGCAATCACCTTGTCATCGATTACTCTGAGGTGCTTGATTTGTATGCGCTTAATTATGGTTTGGCCATGGGAAGGTATTCCTTCGGGACGGCGATCAATATCTTCAACTCGGTGATCAGCCTGCTGCTGCTGTTTGCGGCGAACGGAATCTTCAAGCGTTTTACAAATGAAAGCATCATGTAG
- a CDS encoding ABC transporter substrate-binding protein, which produces MKAEKNKRVLSSILALTLASTLAGCGGNNGSTAGEAGNAEGSASGTDTKPVTLTYFSEDSSTNWNNMNDEVGKIITEKTGVTLDAEFAVGDPVQKISLIAATGNYPDLIAAKSDVGKLVDAGAVIDLTELIDKHAPNIKKMLGDKLVRAKYSLEDQAIYAVPTWSAVDEKKFKADGGFELQHRVVKEAGYPEIRTVKDFEKVIQDYITKYPTDENGNKNIGFSLNGDDWHMYQVTNAGFQTTGGPDDGEYYIDQETHEATYHFRRPEEKEYFRWLNHMNDIGLLDPESFVQKTDQFKAKVASGRVLGLADPEWDYGDAQNALKAAGKLDQTYGHYPVTMSKEYKDTSFWPAGFDGGYGISISSKCKDPVRAIRFLDYLASEEGQILNNWGIEGKHYTVENGTRVIIPAVQERMDTDNAAFQKESGVGLYWNMMVHYGDGIKDSTGNYFTRSYPEQLTASYSEPEKETLKAYGAEHWKDLFPAEEEFEPRAYGAAYTMSLASDDPAVILGAKMKDITWKRIPEAVMAKPEEFDKIWDAYMAELDKAGVEEMEEVYTQHIKNRIELWSSK; this is translated from the coding sequence ATGAAGGCGGAAAAAAACAAACGGGTGCTGTCTTCCATACTGGCACTGACTTTGGCATCAACGCTTGCAGGCTGCGGCGGAAATAACGGCTCCACTGCGGGAGAGGCGGGTAATGCAGAGGGCTCTGCGTCCGGAACAGATACCAAGCCGGTTACACTTACGTATTTCTCGGAGGATTCCAGCACGAACTGGAATAACATGAACGATGAGGTCGGCAAAATTATTACGGAAAAAACCGGTGTAACGCTGGATGCGGAGTTTGCTGTCGGCGATCCGGTGCAGAAAATCTCGCTCATTGCCGCAACTGGCAATTATCCGGATCTGATCGCTGCCAAATCGGATGTCGGCAAGCTTGTCGATGCCGGTGCGGTGATCGATTTGACAGAGCTGATCGACAAGCATGCCCCGAATATCAAAAAGATGCTGGGGGACAAGCTGGTGCGTGCCAAATACAGTCTGGAGGATCAAGCGATCTATGCGGTTCCGACATGGTCTGCGGTGGATGAGAAGAAATTTAAAGCCGACGGCGGTTTTGAGCTTCAGCACCGTGTCGTCAAAGAGGCGGGTTATCCCGAAATCCGGACGGTGAAGGATTTTGAAAAAGTGATTCAGGATTATATCACCAAGTACCCTACGGACGAAAACGGCAATAAGAATATCGGATTTTCGCTTAACGGGGACGACTGGCATATGTACCAGGTGACCAATGCGGGTTTCCAGACCACCGGAGGACCGGATGACGGGGAATATTACATTGATCAGGAAACACATGAGGCAACTTATCATTTCCGCCGTCCGGAGGAGAAGGAATACTTCCGCTGGCTGAACCACATGAACGACATCGGGCTGCTTGATCCGGAGAGCTTTGTGCAGAAGACTGACCAATTTAAGGCAAAGGTAGCTTCGGGCAGGGTACTCGGACTGGCTGATCCCGAATGGGATTACGGTGATGCCCAGAATGCGCTGAAGGCAGCAGGGAAGCTGGATCAGACCTACGGCCATTATCCGGTTACGATGAGCAAGGAATATAAAGACACCAGCTTTTGGCCGGCAGGCTTTGACGGAGGTTACGGCATTTCGATCTCAAGCAAGTGTAAAGACCCGGTACGTGCGATCCGGTTCCTTGACTATCTGGCCTCTGAAGAAGGACAGATTCTCAATAACTGGGGAATCGAAGGTAAGCATTATACGGTAGAAAACGGTACACGGGTGATTATACCGGCTGTACAGGAGCGTATGGATACTGATAATGCAGCATTCCAGAAAGAATCGGGTGTCGGGCTGTACTGGAATATGATGGTCCATTACGGGGACGGAATCAAAGATTCGACCGGCAATTACTTCACCCGCAGTTATCCGGAACAGCTGACGGCCAGCTACAGTGAACCGGAGAAGGAAACGCTGAAGGCTTATGGTGCGGAGCACTGGAAGGATCTTTTCCCGGCCGAAGAGGAATTTGAGCCAAGAGCATACGGTGCGGCTTATACGATGTCACTCGCCAGCGACGATCCTGCTGTCATTCTGGGAGCCAAAATGAAGGACATTACCTGGAAGCGGATTCCTGAAGCCGTGATGGCCAAGCCGGAGGAATTCGATAAGATCTGGGATGCCTATATGGCGGAATTGGATAAGGCCGGCGTTGAAGAGATGGAAGAAGTCTACACTCAGCATATCAAAAACCGTATTGAACTGTGGTCCTCCAAATAA
- a CDS encoding carbohydrate ABC transporter permease — protein sequence MGFVNSSNSSAPARRLKTNRQAKSPQDRLLEIVVYFTMIVVTVLTLYPFLNVLAISLNDSVDTVRGGITIWPRQFTLDNFSLIFTYGTLITGFKISILRTVIGTLAGLVSGSMLAFTLARSDFQARRFVSMFLAVTMYVSGGLIPGFILMRDLHLINTFAVYILPGLVSAFNIFVIRSFIDGLPYALQESAKLDGANDFTIYWRVILPLCKPALATVALFLAVGQWNSWFDTYLFNGSNESLTTLQYELMKILQSTTSSATNSQDAANMAERMAQISPESVKMAITIVVTVPILIVYPFLQKYFVKGMTLGAVKS from the coding sequence ATGGGATTCGTGAACAGCAGTAACAGCAGTGCGCCGGCCCGCCGGTTAAAAACAAACCGCCAGGCGAAATCGCCGCAGGACCGGCTACTTGAAATCGTCGTGTATTTTACCATGATCGTTGTGACTGTACTGACGCTGTATCCGTTCCTGAACGTGCTGGCGATCTCGCTTAACGATTCAGTGGATACCGTCCGGGGCGGCATTACCATCTGGCCGAGGCAGTTTACCCTGGATAACTTCAGTCTGATTTTTACTTACGGGACTCTTATTACCGGCTTTAAAATATCCATTCTCCGCACGGTCATCGGTACGCTCGCAGGGCTGGTCAGCGGTTCCATGCTGGCATTTACGCTTGCGCGGAGCGATTTTCAGGCGAGAAGGTTTGTGTCCATGTTCCTTGCAGTGACGATGTATGTGTCCGGGGGCCTGATTCCGGGATTCATCCTGATGCGGGATCTGCATCTGATCAATACCTTTGCTGTCTATATTCTGCCTGGTCTTGTAAGCGCGTTTAATATCTTCGTGATCCGCTCGTTTATCGACGGACTGCCGTATGCCCTGCAGGAATCGGCGAAGCTGGACGGGGCCAACGACTTTACCATCTACTGGCGCGTTATTCTGCCTTTGTGCAAGCCGGCATTAGCGACGGTAGCTCTGTTTCTCGCGGTCGGCCAATGGAATTCCTGGTTCGATACGTATCTGTTTAACGGCTCCAATGAATCCTTGACCACACTGCAGTATGAGTTAATGAAGATTTTGCAGAGTACGACCTCAAGCGCAACCAATTCCCAGGACGCGGCGAATATGGCAGAGCGTATGGCGCAAATCTCACCGGAGTCGGTCAAAATGGCAATCACGATCGTAGTCACTGTTCCGATTCTGATCGTTTATCCTTTCCTGCAAAAATATTTTGTCAAAGGGATGACGCTCGGCGCGGTAAAAAGTTAG
- a CDS encoding AraC family transcriptional regulator, with translation MIEYLPHSEQHTELYLNQFGIEECISGHCFGPAVRSHYLLHYVLSGEGRYEVGGTEYRLQKGQGFLIVPGVVTRYQADQDDPWSYCWFGFDGTLTGLLLQQAGLSKTAPIFSYERDDQIVTYLQQMKESQGFAKARETRLTGLLYLLLSLLVEYGPVTFPETSGSRAEDYIRQVKDFIEINYPRKITVQDIAQCIGLNRSYLNSLFKQQMHTSIQSYLIHYRVHKACEMIENTGLSIADISRSVGYTDALLFSKVFKKVMGSSPKHYRAEHDPEKGRLS, from the coding sequence ATGATAGAGTACCTGCCGCACAGTGAACAGCATACAGAACTTTACCTTAACCAGTTCGGCATAGAAGAATGTATTTCAGGCCACTGCTTCGGCCCTGCGGTAAGAAGCCATTACCTGCTCCATTATGTCTTGAGCGGGGAGGGGCGCTATGAAGTCGGCGGAACGGAATACCGGCTGCAGAAGGGACAGGGCTTTTTGATTGTCCCCGGTGTTGTCACCCGTTATCAGGCAGACCAGGACGACCCGTGGTCTTACTGCTGGTTCGGCTTTGACGGGACATTGACCGGGCTGCTGCTTCAGCAGGCAGGGTTAAGCAAGACTGCCCCCATCTTCAGTTATGAACGCGACGATCAGATTGTTACGTATTTGCAGCAGATGAAAGAGTCCCAGGGATTTGCCAAAGCCCGGGAGACCCGGCTTACAGGGCTGCTGTATTTATTATTGTCGCTGCTGGTGGAATATGGACCGGTAACTTTCCCTGAAACAAGCGGGAGCCGGGCAGAAGATTACATCAGACAAGTGAAGGATTTTATCGAAATCAATTATCCCCGCAAAATAACCGTCCAAGACATCGCCCAGTGCATAGGTCTTAACCGGAGCTACCTGAACTCTCTGTTCAAACAGCAGATGCATACCAGTATTCAGAGTTACCTGATTCACTACCGTGTCCATAAAGCCTGTGAAATGATTGAAAATACCGGGTTGTCCATAGCGGATATCTCCCGGTCTGTAGGGTATACGGATGCATTATTATTCTCCAAAGTTTTTAAAAAGGTGATGGGCTCTTCCCCGAAGCATTACCGGGCCGAGCATGATCCCGAAAAGGGGCGGTTGTCATGA